The following are from one region of the Phormidium sp. PBR-2020 genome:
- a CDS encoding TPM domain-containing protein, with protein MLWPTASQGLTVQEVPNPQEQYGGWVTDGAGVLSEETEQRLNQKISELEAQNGTEIAVVTVRNTASEATPKDFATALFNHWGVGKADVDNGVLWLHSVGDRRIEIETGYGVEGILPDAQVGRIIDDVVIPEFRRDDFDAGTLAGVEALVAILSGEEFQLPGDSPQVDAFSGFGLGAIVLWAASVLGYGKIRQRLKHPIELDPQGRSRVMGNSDAALYRGVLFGAAACGVSLCLGVLILLLILDASQTLAFIAIALLFVVIGVTAVIRIGQFITRSWTASLEEQGGDRYMGLLAIPLKLFLGGVVFLIGITIFMVIAGLLFLEFWGDDLGLVLLFSLLASLGMGWVAYTMTQPWIEAKLKWVCQTCQAELVTVPESEVTAQLNHHQTVAQELGSTQFTGLRCPNCCPQESQFHLRSYVLKRGKFTECPNCQEFTVTHQTKTLVQPTYQSTGLRETTYDCQACDYSKQDQSVIPRLTHSTSTGSSGGSSSGGGGGGSFGGGSSGGGGAGGSY; from the coding sequence GTGCTGTGGCCCACGGCGAGTCAAGGCTTAACGGTGCAGGAGGTTCCTAATCCTCAAGAACAGTATGGCGGTTGGGTGACGGATGGGGCAGGTGTTCTCAGTGAGGAGACGGAACAGAGGCTTAATCAGAAAATTAGTGAGTTAGAAGCCCAAAACGGAACCGAAATCGCAGTAGTGACGGTTCGCAATACGGCCTCAGAGGCAACTCCCAAAGACTTTGCCACTGCCTTATTTAATCATTGGGGTGTCGGGAAGGCGGATGTGGATAATGGGGTGCTATGGCTGCATTCCGTGGGCGATCGCCGCATTGAAATTGAGACGGGTTATGGGGTGGAAGGAATCCTCCCAGACGCTCAGGTGGGCCGGATTATTGATGATGTGGTGATTCCTGAGTTCAGACGGGATGATTTCGACGCGGGAACCCTGGCAGGAGTTGAGGCGTTGGTTGCAATACTGTCGGGGGAGGAGTTTCAATTACCGGGTGATTCCCCCCAGGTTGATGCGTTTAGCGGGTTTGGTTTAGGGGCGATCGTCTTGTGGGCCGCTTCTGTGTTGGGATATGGGAAGATTCGCCAGCGGTTGAAACACCCCATTGAACTGGACCCCCAGGGGCGATCGCGGGTGATGGGAAACAGCGATGCGGCTCTCTATCGGGGAGTCTTGTTCGGGGCAGCCGCTTGCGGTGTTAGCCTCTGTTTGGGGGTATTAATTCTCCTGCTAATTTTAGATGCCTCCCAGACCTTGGCTTTCATCGCGATCGCGCTCTTGTTCGTAGTGATTGGGGTGACAGCCGTTATCAGAATTGGGCAATTTATCACTCGTTCCTGGACAGCGAGTTTGGAGGAACAGGGGGGCGATCGCTATATGGGACTCCTGGCCATCCCTCTCAAGCTGTTTCTGGGAGGAGTGGTCTTCTTGATTGGCATCACCATCTTTATGGTCATCGCTGGACTCTTGTTCTTGGAATTTTGGGGAGATGACTTGGGACTGGTTTTACTGTTTTCCCTGTTGGCTTCCTTGGGCATGGGTTGGGTGGCTTATACCATGACTCAGCCCTGGATTGAAGCAAAACTCAAATGGGTTTGTCAAACCTGTCAGGCGGAGTTGGTGACTGTACCGGAGTCGGAGGTGACGGCACAACTCAATCATCACCAGACGGTGGCTCAAGAGCTTGGCAGTACGCAATTTACCGGCTTACGTTGTCCCAACTGTTGCCCGCAAGAGTCCCAGTTTCATTTACGCAGCTATGTTCTGAAGCGGGGGAAATTCACGGAATGTCCAAATTGCCAGGAGTTTACGGTCACTCATCAGACCAAAACCTTGGTTCAACCCACCTATCAGTCCACGGGACTGCGTGAAACGACCTATGACTGTCAAGCCTGCGATTATTCTAAACAAGACCAAAGCGTTATTCCCCGACTGACTCATTCAACATCGACCGGGAGTTCCGGTGGGAGTAGTAGTGGCGGCGGCGGTGGTGGCAGTTTTGGCGGCGGAAGTAGCGGCGGCGGTGGTGCTGGCGGTTCCTATTGA